Proteins found in one Mucilaginibacter gracilis genomic segment:
- a CDS encoding RagB/SusD family nutrient uptake outer membrane protein, with product MIYLPGICQHRGRLEVYNFIVSEITTNLPLLSKANDQTTYGKFNQWAAHALLAKVYLNAGVYTGTAAWDKCITECDAIINSGVGFGLEASQSSVFATENQNSKEIIFAIPFDEKFTADGANAFALHMESLEPENQATYNFQYSPWGGICAIPQFINTFDSDDSRLKNNWIQGQQYTLAGVPINGSLGAYTGKPLNYINVVPGVDSTEEVHGFRLGKFEYKQGALLGLSNDFPLFRYADVLMMKAESMLRSGDANGAALLVTQVRQRNFTANPAKATVTGVDLQKGSTYDYGLRNHLNTTHEGGADIQYGRFLDELAWEFNTEGRRRQDLIRFGVYTQKSWLSHSPNGNYRTLLPLPRQEVVKNTNLKQNTGY from the coding sequence TTGATTTACCTGCCGGGTATTTGCCAACACAGAGGCCGGCTGGAGGTTTATAATTTTATCGTATCAGAAATTACTACCAATTTGCCGCTGTTAAGCAAGGCCAATGATCAAACAACCTATGGTAAGTTTAACCAATGGGCTGCGCATGCATTGTTAGCTAAAGTTTACCTTAATGCAGGTGTTTATACAGGTACTGCCGCATGGGATAAATGTATCACCGAGTGCGACGCCATTATTAACTCGGGCGTTGGTTTTGGTTTGGAAGCTAGCCAGAGCTCGGTTTTCGCTACCGAAAATCAAAATTCAAAGGAGATCATTTTCGCTATTCCTTTTGACGAAAAGTTTACTGCCGATGGTGCCAACGCTTTTGCTTTACACATGGAAAGCCTTGAGCCAGAGAACCAGGCCACCTATAACTTTCAATACTCGCCCTGGGGTGGTATTTGCGCAATACCGCAATTTATCAACACGTTTGATTCCGACGATAGCAGGCTAAAAAACAACTGGATACAGGGGCAGCAATACACCCTGGCCGGTGTGCCTATCAATGGCTCATTGGGGGCTTATACCGGTAAACCGCTCAACTACATTAATGTAGTGCCCGGTGTTGATTCAACCGAAGAGGTACACGGTTTCAGGCTTGGTAAATTTGAGTACAAGCAAGGTGCTTTGTTAGGCCTAAGTAATGATTTTCCGCTGTTTAGGTATGCCGATGTATTGATGATGAAGGCCGAGAGTATGTTACGATCTGGCGATGCCAATGGCGCGGCCCTGTTAGTTACCCAGGTTAGGCAGCGTAACTTTACGGCCAACCCTGCAAAAGCTACCGTTACCGGTGTCGATTTGCAAAAAGGCAGTACCTATGATTACGGGCTGAGAAACCACCTTAATACCACGCACGAGGGTGGAGCCGATATTCAATACGGCAGGTTTTTAGATGAACTGGCTTGGGAGTTTAATACCGAAGGCCGCCGCAGGCAGGATTTGATCCGCTTTGGGGTTTATACCCAAAAATCATGGCTGTCGCACTCGCCAAACGGCAATTACCGCACTTTGCTGCCGTTACCAAGGCAAGAAGTTGTTAAAAATACCAACCTTAAACAAAATACCGGTTATTAA
- a CDS encoding RagB/SusD family nutrient uptake outer membrane protein — translation MKKIHYILSSAVVLTAVAITFSCTKLKDKDYSTIVASNFTPGSEDLASLLGAGYTYWRPLELGRSANSVFRTNEISADELVIPERPNGWVDGGIYRRVHEHKWTSDEDNCYQIWNNAYAGITTCNRVIYQIENGLIPITTGKDAALAELKVLRASFYYPLCDFFGSVPIITKFDLPAGYLPTQRPAGGL, via the coding sequence ATGAAAAAGATACATTATATATTAAGCAGCGCAGTAGTTTTAACCGCTGTTGCTATTACATTTTCCTGCACCAAATTAAAAGATAAGGATTACTCCACTATTGTAGCCAGCAACTTTACGCCGGGTTCCGAAGATCTGGCCTCGTTACTTGGCGCAGGGTATACGTATTGGCGCCCGTTGGAGCTTGGGCGTAGTGCCAACTCTGTTTTCAGAACAAACGAAATCTCGGCCGATGAGCTGGTAATTCCCGAACGCCCTAATGGTTGGGTAGATGGTGGCATTTATCGCCGGGTTCATGAACATAAATGGACATCTGATGAGGATAACTGCTACCAGATATGGAACAACGCCTATGCTGGTATTACTACTTGCAACCGGGTTATTTACCAGATAGAGAATGGCCTTATCCCTATTACAACAGGTAAAGATGCCGCCCTGGCCGAATTGAAGGTTTTGCGTGCATCGTTTTATTACCCCCTTTGTGATTTTTTTGGCAGCGTGCCCATTATCACTAAGTTTGATTTACCTGCCGGGTATTTGCCAACACAGAGGCCGGCTGGAGGTTTATAA
- a CDS encoding SusC/RagA family TonB-linked outer membrane protein codes for MLVFTGISFANTSKGQGLLDKRVDYNIQNTSLTNAIQQLEKVTNLKFVYRKNLVENEFGLSIDAKQEKLGAVLSKLLTPRGITFDIIGDQIVLAKAVTAAKQPDAANTDEPENASLAVTKTITGKVTDDHDQPLPGVSVSIKGTTMGTQTDANGKYTLNIPDNEIEKAILIFSFIGFNSQEIPAGGRSVINVRLVASQSSLNEVIVIGYGSQRKGDVTSSVATVKAENFVKGPVLDAGQLLQGKVAGLSVSAPSGDPTSGSVILLRGNTTLLGANSDPLVLVDGVPGSLKTVVPEDIETIDVLKDGSAAAIYGVRGTNGVIIVTTKRASSNFTNAVDYSGYVSTQTLAREPKLFTAADYRAQIAAGTRDKSYDLGSSTDWLKAISNNLPITTVHTLTLRGGNSKTNYLASVNYRSLNGIFQKSDNRTFSGRVDINHYMFDDKLKINFGLLQQDNAFTQTQDGGSFNGYTYRQAILQNPTAPIKNADGTYFEQPSIFNYQNPVSMIYNSDGKTSNTTSKYNSTITLTPFDGLKLSALGSYTRFNQTAGYSENKQNISNIRDHLNGYPGVGSTQSIDRLLELTAEYKKTMGDHSFSVLGGYSYQDNDTFSFFEQNHDFPTDIFSYNNIGLGRAAANGLGVESSSRSETNLISFFGRATYNYKDRYLLLASVRREAASQLYGAKEPWGTFPAIQVGWRITKESFMKGQHVFDDLKLRAGYGVTGNQPAQGFLGVGLLGYGNYVLSNGQWVQTLGPSQNPNPNLRWEEKHETDLGLDYSLLKGMITGSVDLYNRKIEGLLYDYAVPSPPNLYPSTRANVGTMQNKGIEFLLNITPIRKADFQWTTSFNFSTNSNKLISLSNETYQTTSNYFTTGGTGEPIQTFTNIVTVGKNIGDFYGFKVTGVSADGQWIYEDRNGNSVAYKDFTHSFEDKKVLGNGLPKYYAGWNNSIRYKDWDFGVTMRGAFGYQILNFQRMYYENTSVQYYNRLKSANDKVFGTAVLNKTMPLEFNSYYIENGDFWKIDNINLGYTFNSLKSKYIHAPRVYVSTLNTFVITGYKGIDPEVSRSGLDPGNDNRDKYPTTRTFTLGLSANF; via the coding sequence ATGCTTGTGTTTACAGGCATTTCCTTTGCAAATACCAGCAAAGGGCAGGGCCTGCTTGATAAGCGGGTTGATTATAATATTCAAAATACAAGTCTTACCAACGCTATACAACAGTTGGAAAAAGTAACCAACCTGAAGTTTGTATACCGTAAAAACCTTGTAGAAAATGAATTTGGCCTTTCTATAGACGCCAAACAGGAAAAGCTGGGCGCCGTGCTTAGCAAGCTATTAACGCCAAGAGGCATTACGTTTGATATTATTGGCGATCAGATAGTTTTGGCAAAGGCTGTAACCGCCGCAAAACAACCCGATGCAGCGAATACCGATGAGCCCGAAAATGCATCACTGGCAGTTACCAAAACTATAACAGGTAAAGTAACTGACGATCATGACCAGCCTTTGCCCGGTGTTAGCGTAAGCATAAAGGGTACCACCATGGGTACCCAAACCGATGCTAACGGTAAATACACCTTGAATATTCCGGATAACGAAATCGAAAAAGCTATCCTTATATTTTCTTTTATAGGTTTTAACTCGCAGGAAATACCTGCCGGTGGTCGTAGTGTAATCAACGTGCGCCTGGTGGCATCGCAAAGTTCGCTTAATGAGGTTATTGTTATTGGTTACGGTAGCCAGCGTAAAGGCGACGTTACCAGTTCGGTAGCTACCGTTAAGGCCGAAAATTTTGTAAAAGGCCCGGTGTTAGATGCCGGCCAGTTATTACAGGGTAAGGTGGCCGGTCTTTCGGTATCTGCCCCAAGCGGCGATCCTACATCAGGCTCGGTAATCCTGTTAAGGGGTAACACCACATTATTGGGTGCCAACTCTGATCCTTTGGTATTGGTTGATGGCGTACCCGGAAGTTTAAAAACGGTTGTGCCAGAAGATATTGAAACCATTGATGTGCTGAAGGATGGATCGGCAGCGGCCATTTACGGTGTGCGCGGTACCAATGGCGTAATCATCGTTACCACCAAACGCGCCAGCAGCAATTTTACCAACGCGGTTGATTACAGCGGTTACGTAAGTACCCAAACCCTTGCCCGTGAACCTAAATTGTTTACCGCGGCCGACTACCGCGCCCAGATAGCGGCTGGTACCAGGGATAAATCATACGATTTAGGTAGCTCAACAGATTGGCTTAAAGCGATTTCAAACAACCTGCCGATAACTACCGTTCACACACTTACTTTAAGAGGTGGTAACAGCAAAACCAATTATTTGGCTTCGGTTAATTACCGCTCATTGAATGGGATTTTCCAGAAATCAGATAACCGTACCTTCTCTGGCCGGGTTGATATCAACCATTATATGTTTGATGATAAATTGAAAATCAACTTTGGTTTATTACAACAGGATAACGCCTTTACCCAAACGCAGGATGGTGGGAGTTTTAATGGCTACACCTATCGCCAGGCCATACTGCAAAACCCAACCGCGCCTATTAAAAATGCCGATGGTACTTATTTTGAGCAACCAAGCATTTTTAATTACCAAAACCCGGTATCGATGATTTATAACAGCGACGGCAAAACATCAAACACAACATCAAAATATAACTCAACCATTACCCTTACGCCATTTGATGGCCTTAAGCTATCGGCACTGGGTTCATACACGCGCTTTAACCAAACAGCAGGCTATTCAGAAAATAAGCAGAACATCTCTAATATCCGTGATCACTTGAATGGTTACCCAGGTGTTGGTTCAACACAATCTATAGACCGGTTGCTGGAGTTAACTGCCGAATACAAAAAAACAATGGGAGATCATAGCTTTTCAGTTTTGGGCGGCTATAGCTATCAGGATAATGATACGTTTTCGTTTTTTGAGCAAAACCATGATTTTCCAACCGATATATTCAGCTATAACAACATCGGCTTAGGCCGCGCCGCTGCCAATGGGTTGGGTGTTGAAAGCAGTTCAAGATCAGAAACTAATCTCATTAGCTTTTTTGGCCGTGCTACCTATAATTATAAAGATAGGTATCTGTTACTGGCCAGCGTACGCCGTGAAGCTGCCAGCCAGCTTTATGGAGCAAAAGAACCCTGGGGCACCTTCCCGGCTATACAGGTGGGCTGGCGGATCACCAAAGAATCGTTTATGAAGGGGCAGCATGTTTTTGATGATTTAAAGCTGCGTGCAGGCTATGGCGTTACCGGTAACCAGCCGGCACAAGGCTTTTTGGGTGTAGGTTTGTTGGGCTATGGTAACTACGTGTTATCAAACGGCCAATGGGTACAAACACTAGGGCCATCGCAAAATCCAAACCCAAACCTGCGTTGGGAAGAAAAACATGAAACCGACCTGGGCTTGGACTATAGCTTGCTTAAAGGGATGATTACCGGCTCGGTTGATCTTTATAACCGTAAAATAGAAGGTTTGTTATATGATTATGCGGTGCCAAGTCCGCCAAATCTATACCCATCTACCAGGGCAAATGTGGGTACCATGCAAAATAAAGGTATCGAGTTTTTATTGAACATAACCCCTATACGCAAAGCAGATTTTCAATGGACAACCAGCTTCAATTTTTCAACCAATTCCAACAAGCTCATCAGCTTATCAAACGAAACCTATCAAACAACTAGTAATTACTTTACAACAGGTGGCACCGGCGAGCCTATTCAAACCTTTACCAATATTGTTACCGTAGGTAAAAATATTGGCGATTTTTATGGCTTTAAAGTTACCGGTGTGTCGGCAGACGGACAATGGATCTATGAAGATCGGAACGGCAACTCAGTAGCTTATAAAGATTTTACCCACTCATTTGAAGATAAAAAGGTATTAGGTAATGGTTTGCCGAAATACTACGCCGGCTGGAACAACAGTATCCGTTATAAAGATTGGGATTTTGGTGTAACCATGCGCGGTGCTTTTGGCTACCAGATTCTTAATTTTCAGCGGATGTACTATGAAAACACCTCTGTACAATATTATAACCGCCTAAAATCTGCCAATGATAAGGTGTTTGGTACTGCGGTGCTTAATAAAACCATGCCGCTTGAGTTTAATAGCTATTATATTGAAAATGGCGATTTCTGGAAAATTGACAACATCAACCTGGGCTATACCTTCAACAGTTTAAAATCAAAGTATATCCACGCGCCACGCGTTTATGTATCTACGCTTAACACATTTGTAATAACCGGTTACAAAGGGATTGACCCTGAGGTGAGCCGCAGCGGATTGGATCCCGGTAATGATAACCGTGACAAGTATCCAACCACCAGGACATTTACATTGGGCTTAAGCGCAAACTTTTAA
- a CDS encoding ISAs1 family transposase: protein MTTSLHNHFRWIPDPRTGNNKKHNLLEVIILSVLAVLCGAESWYEMEEFGKEKEDFLKQLLPLENGIPSHDTINRVFMLIDSALFEQCFRAWTAELSRGLEESGLSGEKELIAIDGKSICNSACKHQGLGALHLVSAWSGRNQLVLGQQKVDDKSNEITAIPALLSLLNIKGAVVSIDAMGTQKAIAEQIVESQGDYILALKQNQETLYEQVINQFNFKEDSYSQHLDKGHGRAEIRDCKVIHELNWVDEKENWKGIKTIIKITSERIIGDSHSIQDRYYISSLRADAAYFNQAIRAHWGIENQLHWQLDVGFGEDYNTTRNKQTAQNLAVVRKIALNILKADKTSKASLKAKRKMAGWNHKFLLSLQLIAKTNS from the coding sequence ATGACGACTTCACTTCACAATCATTTTAGATGGATACCTGATCCTCGTACAGGTAATAATAAGAAACACAATTTACTGGAAGTTATCATTTTGTCGGTATTGGCCGTTCTATGTGGTGCAGAAAGCTGGTACGAGATGGAAGAATTCGGGAAGGAGAAAGAAGATTTTTTAAAGCAGTTGCTGCCTCTTGAAAACGGCATACCCAGTCATGACACGATCAACCGGGTTTTTATGCTGATCGATTCGGCGCTTTTTGAACAGTGTTTTCGTGCCTGGACAGCGGAACTTAGCCGGGGTCTTGAGGAGTCGGGCCTGTCTGGCGAAAAGGAGTTGATCGCTATCGATGGAAAGAGCATCTGTAACAGCGCCTGCAAACACCAGGGGTTGGGGGCCTTGCATTTGGTAAGCGCCTGGTCGGGTCGTAACCAGTTGGTACTGGGGCAACAAAAAGTGGATGACAAGAGCAATGAGATTACGGCGATCCCAGCATTGTTATCGCTATTGAACATCAAAGGGGCGGTAGTAAGCATCGACGCAATGGGTACACAGAAAGCGATTGCTGAACAGATTGTCGAAAGCCAGGGCGATTATATCCTTGCTTTGAAACAGAACCAGGAAACACTTTATGAACAGGTAATCAATCAGTTCAACTTTAAAGAAGACAGTTACAGCCAGCACCTGGATAAGGGCCACGGGCGGGCGGAGATCAGAGACTGCAAAGTCATTCATGAACTTAACTGGGTTGACGAAAAGGAAAATTGGAAGGGAATAAAGACCATCATCAAAATAACCTCGGAAAGGATAATAGGTGACAGCCACTCCATACAAGACCGCTACTATATCTCCAGCCTCCGTGCTGATGCTGCCTATTTTAACCAAGCCATCCGCGCACATTGGGGCATTGAGAACCAATTGCACTGGCAGTTGGATGTCGGATTTGGCGAAGATTACAATACCACACGGAACAAACAGACCGCCCAAAACCTTGCCGTAGTCAGAAAGATAGCCCTAAATATCCTAAAAGCCGACAAAACCAGTAAGGCCAGCCTGAAAGCAAAAAGAAAAATGGCCGGGTGGAACCATAAATTTCTTCTTTCATTACAATTAATCGCTAAAACAAATTCCTAA
- a CDS encoding FecR family protein, with product MKKKLPAELLEKFFAGNCDEHEKDMILSWYESFELDRDYVNELSAREQELFKLLMWQTISSNINAAESDGVVTITSNATSRLKTILYWLSGVAAILIAVFFIKLKPQHINKTLQATNTQQVFSNTTKAIKDIVLSDGSRVWVSPGSALTYTKTFEKHSRKVSLTGEAFFEVTKDHSRPFSISTGNVITKVWGTSFRIRAYAADKITRVDVVTGKVSVSVAGQQTKPGTSNMLAAGEGVMLLPNQEAVYDKAADDLKKNMEIKDASLGIWKKASLSFNNTPISEVFKALNKSFNVNISSKDESINTDFLKADFTNENLPAIMEMLKKTLNANYSVNGSNFVMESNKQ from the coding sequence ATGAAAAAAAAATTACCTGCCGAGCTATTGGAAAAATTTTTTGCAGGCAACTGTGATGAGCACGAAAAGGATATGATCCTTTCCTGGTATGAGTCGTTTGAACTTGACCGGGACTATGTTAATGAGCTTTCGGCCCGCGAACAGGAACTTTTTAAATTGCTGATGTGGCAAACTATCAGCAGTAACATTAACGCAGCAGAAAGCGATGGAGTAGTAACAATTACCAGTAATGCAACAAGCCGCTTAAAAACCATATTGTACTGGCTCTCGGGCGTTGCCGCGATTTTGATAGCGGTGTTTTTTATCAAACTAAAACCTCAGCATATCAATAAAACGCTGCAAGCCACAAACACGCAGCAGGTTTTTAGCAATACCACCAAGGCAATTAAAGATATTGTTTTATCAGATGGTAGCCGGGTTTGGGTAAGTCCCGGATCGGCCTTAACTTATACCAAAACATTTGAAAAACACAGCCGCAAGGTTTCACTAACCGGCGAGGCATTTTTTGAGGTAACCAAAGATCATTCACGCCCCTTCTCTATTTCGACAGGTAATGTAATTACCAAAGTATGGGGTACAAGTTTCAGAATCCGTGCTTACGCGGCCGATAAAATTACTCGTGTAGATGTAGTTACCGGTAAAGTTTCGGTATCTGTAGCCGGGCAGCAAACTAAACCAGGTACAAGTAACATGCTTGCCGCCGGCGAAGGGGTTATGCTGTTACCCAACCAGGAAGCCGTTTATGATAAAGCTGCCGATGACCTTAAAAAGAATATGGAGATCAAAGATGCCTCATTGGGAATTTGGAAAAAAGCCAGCCTTTCGTTTAACAATACGCCAATAAGTGAAGTATTTAAAGCGCTAAATAAAAGCTTTAATGTAAACATTAGCTCAAAGGACGAGAGCATTAACACCGATTTTTTGAAAGCCGACTTTACCAACGAAAACCTGCCCGCCATTATGGAGATGCTTAAAAAAACGCTCAATGCAAACTACAGCGTAAATGGTAGCAACTTTGTGATGGAGAGCAATAAACAATAA
- a CDS encoding RNA polymerase sigma-70 factor has translation MKKFCDLTDVELIDLFEQDNISAFEEIYNRYWLKLYAAAYKRLKERETAKEIVQDFFTSLWINRQQVKIVSSLQGYLFTSIRYLVLNYKRAEAVRNSYSEILLMVNNSFDNSTEENYYYKELLERVEAEVTHLPPKCRNVFELSRNQYKTNKEIALLLGISEKTVENHLTKALRFLKVHLNILMLFFLFR, from the coding sequence ATGAAGAAGTTTTGTGACCTTACGGATGTAGAATTGATCGATCTTTTCGAACAGGATAATATCAGCGCGTTTGAAGAGATCTACAACCGGTACTGGCTTAAACTTTATGCTGCCGCTTATAAACGCCTTAAAGAAAGAGAAACAGCCAAAGAGATTGTGCAGGATTTTTTTACCAGCCTTTGGATTAACCGGCAGCAGGTTAAAATAGTTTCATCGCTGCAGGGGTATTTGTTTACTTCTATTAGGTACCTGGTACTCAACTATAAACGGGCCGAGGCAGTACGTAACTCTTACAGTGAGATTTTGTTAATGGTTAACAATAGTTTTGATAACTCTACCGAAGAAAATTATTACTATAAAGAACTGCTTGAACGTGTTGAGGCCGAGGTTACCCATTTACCACCTAAGTGCCGTAATGTTTTTGAACTAAGTCGTAACCAGTATAAAACCAATAAAGAGATAGCCCTGCTTTTAGGCATTTCTGAAAAAACGGTAGAGAACCACCTTACCAAAGCATTGCGGTTTTTAAAGGTACACCTTAATATCCTTATGTTGTTTTTCCTTTTTAGGTAA
- a CDS encoding alpha/beta hydrolase, which produces MKSRSLKKHFIFVFFIVPLLFSFKANAQKAEPIKSDQGEVVTMHSNILNEDRKILIYTPKDSANSERKYPVIYILDADNHFAQMVEYSKYLSRQDVNVIPPLIVVGITNTDRYRDLTPSHSNADYSGKPDTTANSRYKNSGGNEHFFQFIQKELMPYVNSNYKTQPYRIFAGHSLGALTTINCLINYPEMFEAYIAVSPSFWWDHKFLLKLADGKLKAGSTLSKTLFFSDGNEDSSSPESPFHTAVLEFDSLLKKRNIKGLDFEYKPYPSESHMTVPIKSYYDGLRFIYKQWQLPPVSDEEVNAEIIMRHYSGLSQKFGYLILPDEVYFNDWAQWLVRNPATLNNGIKLLEMNTINYPLSSRAFAALGAAYAMKREKQKAIASYKKANELNPTSNEIKLRLLELQK; this is translated from the coding sequence ATGAAATCCAGGTCCCTAAAAAAGCATTTTATATTCGTGTTTTTTATTGTACCTCTACTTTTTTCATTTAAAGCAAATGCTCAAAAGGCAGAACCAATTAAGTCTGATCAGGGGGAAGTGGTAACGATGCATTCCAATATTCTTAACGAAGATCGAAAAATACTGATTTACACACCGAAGGATTCTGCCAATTCAGAGAGAAAATATCCGGTGATCTATATTCTGGATGCTGACAATCATTTCGCCCAAATGGTAGAATATTCGAAATATCTCAGTCGGCAGGATGTGAATGTTATTCCGCCACTGATTGTGGTAGGGATAACAAATACCGACCGCTACCGCGATCTTACTCCATCTCACAGCAATGCTGATTATTCTGGAAAACCAGATACCACTGCTAATTCCCGGTATAAGAACAGCGGAGGAAATGAGCATTTTTTTCAATTTATTCAGAAAGAGCTAATGCCTTATGTCAATTCAAATTACAAAACTCAACCTTACCGCATTTTTGCGGGACACTCACTCGGAGCACTGACAACCATCAACTGCCTGATTAATTATCCGGAAATGTTCGAGGCATACATTGCCGTGAGCCCATCCTTCTGGTGGGATCACAAATTCCTTCTGAAGCTCGCGGATGGTAAATTGAAAGCGGGATCAACTTTATCGAAGACGCTTTTTTTTAGCGATGGCAATGAAGATTCTTCCTCACCTGAATCACCGTTTCATACCGCTGTTTTAGAGTTTGATTCCTTACTCAAAAAGCGAAACATTAAAGGATTAGATTTCGAATATAAGCCCTATCCGAGTGAGAGCCATATGACTGTTCCTATTAAGTCATACTATGACGGACTTCGATTTATCTACAAGCAATGGCAGCTTCCTCCGGTAAGTGATGAAGAGGTCAATGCGGAGATCATTATGAGACATTATAGCGGATTATCGCAAAAGTTTGGGTATCTGATTTTGCCCGACGAAGTATATTTCAACGACTGGGCACAATGGTTAGTAAGAAATCCTGCGACGCTAAACAACGGCATTAAGCTACTGGAAATGAATACAATTAATTACCCGCTTTCTTCAAGAGCTTTTGCGGCTTTGGGCGCTGCTTATGCTATGAAAAGAGAAAAACAAAAAGCTATTGCTTCGTACAAAAAAGCCAACGAGTTGAATCCCACGTCAAATGAAATTAAATTGCGTTTGTTAGAGTTGCAGAAATAA
- a CDS encoding SDR family oxidoreductase — protein MSNTKVPKILITGATGQVGSKTIDFLLSNTDIEIVAAVRSPEKAAPFTEKGIATVILDFDDESTHLPALKGIDRILIVTGYTVDMLRQSKAILDSAKRAGVQHVVHLGACGRDDTTVAHWAWHQLIERYIEWAGFSYTHLRPETFMQNILSYGGKKAIENGIIHAYVEGARLSWVDVEDVAQVAALALSHPEIHAGKIYRLGYDAVTFNEMAALMTSIVGKPFRYEPLSPDVFLQNMINAGAEMAYMGCVYDHWKRYAAGTIPGADDTFDNFPEITGKQPVKLADFIKKHKAEFDY, from the coding sequence ATGTCAAATACAAAAGTTCCCAAAATACTCATCACCGGAGCCACCGGGCAGGTCGGCAGTAAGACTATAGATTTCCTGTTATCCAATACAGATATAGAAATTGTTGCGGCAGTACGCTCACCGGAAAAGGCCGCTCCTTTTACTGAAAAAGGAATAGCAACCGTGATACTTGATTTTGATGATGAAAGCACACACTTACCAGCATTAAAAGGTATTGATCGTATACTAATTGTTACCGGATACACCGTTGATATGCTAAGACAAAGTAAAGCAATATTAGATAGCGCAAAAAGAGCAGGTGTTCAACACGTAGTTCACTTAGGTGCTTGTGGCCGTGACGATACTACCGTTGCCCATTGGGCCTGGCACCAATTGATCGAAAGATATATTGAATGGGCTGGATTCTCTTATACTCATTTACGTCCGGAAACTTTCATGCAAAACATATTAAGTTACGGCGGTAAAAAGGCAATCGAAAATGGTATAATACATGCGTATGTTGAAGGCGCCCGCCTGAGTTGGGTGGATGTTGAAGATGTTGCACAGGTAGCTGCTTTAGCTTTATCACATCCAGAAATCCACGCAGGTAAAATCTATCGTTTAGGCTATGATGCTGTAACATTTAATGAAATGGCCGCTTTAATGACCAGCATTGTTGGCAAACCATTTCGTTATGAACCACTTTCTCCCGATGTGTTTTTACAAAATATGATAAACGCCGGTGCGGAAATGGCCTACATGGGTTGTGTATACGACCACTGGAAACGATATGCAGCAGGAACAATCCCCGGTGCTGACGATACGTTTGATAATTTTCCCGAAATTACAGGGAAACAACCTGTAAAGCTTGCTGATTTTATCAAAAAACATAAAGCAGAATTCGATTATTAA
- a CDS encoding Crp/Fnr family transcriptional regulator, which translates to MFEVLFSHLLKKILLTEEEKEIINTFFIPKKLRKRQYLLQAGDVCKYLCFVEKGLLRSYNVDDKGEEHMNMFAWEGWWTSDMYSFFTGEKAIINIDALEESELLIITQQAFEEMTLKVPKMDRYFRILFQNSLFTKERRLISSTTHTAEEKYINLVESNPALVKRVPQNLIASYLGLAPETLSRIKKNIAQRK; encoded by the coding sequence ATGTTTGAAGTTTTGTTTTCACATCTTTTGAAAAAAATTTTACTAACCGAAGAGGAAAAGGAAATCATCAACACATTTTTTATCCCTAAAAAACTAAGAAAAAGGCAATACCTGCTTCAGGCAGGAGACGTTTGCAAATACTTATGCTTTGTAGAAAAAGGGTTGCTACGGTCGTATAATGTAGATGACAAAGGCGAAGAACATATGAATATGTTTGCTTGGGAAGGTTGGTGGACTTCGGACATGTATAGCTTTTTTACAGGTGAAAAGGCTATTATTAATATCGATGCATTAGAAGAATCTGAACTTTTAATAATCACACAGCAGGCTTTTGAAGAAATGACCTTGAAAGTTCCCAAGATGGATCGGTACTTTCGTATTCTTTTTCAAAATAGCCTTTTTACTAAAGAGCGCAGACTAATTAGTTCCACCACACACACCGCGGAAGAAAAATACATCAATCTTGTAGAAAGCAACCCGGCACTGGTTAAAAGGGTGCCTCAAAACCTCATCGCTTCCTATCTCGGCCTTGCGCCGGAAACTCTCAGCCGCATCAAGAAAAATATTGCACAGCGTAAGTAA
- a CDS encoding zinc ribbon domain-containing protein YjdM: MTELAPCPICQSPYTYELEDLLVCPECGHEWKAAEETKVEEGFVVKDSNGNILVDGDTVVTIKNLPVKGTSQSIKAGTKVKNIRLVDSDHNIDCKIEGFGAMALKSEFVKKA; encoded by the coding sequence ATGACTGAACTTGCACCATGCCCCATCTGCCAATCGCCTTATACTTATGAACTTGAAGACTTGCTGGTTTGCCCGGAATGCGGGCATGAATGGAAAGCTGCGGAAGAGACGAAAGTTGAGGAAGGTTTTGTTGTAAAAGACAGCAACGGCAATATCCTGGTGGACGGCGATACGGTAGTGACGATCAAAAACCTGCCGGTAAAGGGAACCTCCCAATCCATCAAAGCTGGCACCAAGGTCAAAAATATCCGTTTGGTGGACAGCGATCACAATATCGACTGTAAGATCGAGGGTTTTGGCGCGATGGCGCTCAAATCCGAATTCGTTAAAAAAGCCTGA